Genomic window (Escherichia fergusonii ATCC 35469):
AAAGCTATGCTAAAACAGTCAAGATGCTACAGTAATACATTGATGTACTGCATGTGTGTAACGGACTTCACATAACAGATGCAGTACGTATTTGACAGCCTCTTCCCAGATAGCGGGAAGCACATTTCGGCAATCCAGAGACAGCGGCGTTTTCTGGCTCTGGAGAAAGCTTATAACAGAGGATAACCGCGCATGGTGCTTGGCAAACCGCAAACAGACCCGACTCTCGAATGGTTCTTGTCTCATTGCCACATTCATAAGTACCCATCCAAGAGCACGCTTATTCACCAGGGTGAAAAAGCGGAAACGCTGTACTACATCGTTAAAGGCTCTGTGGCAGTGCTGATCAAAGATGAAGAGGGTAAAGAAATGATCCTCTCCTATCTGAATCAGGGTGATTTTATTGGCGAACTGGGCCTGTTTGAAGAGGGCCAGGAACGTAGCGCATGGGTACGTGCGAAAACCGCCTGTGAAGTGGCTGAAATTTCGTACAAAAAATTTCGCCAATTGATTCAGGTAAACCCGGACATTCTGATGCGTCTGTCTGCACAGATGGCGCGTCGTTTGCAAGTCACTTCAGAGAAAGTGGGCAACCTGGCGTTCCTCGACGTGACGGGCCGCATTGCACAGACTCTGCTGAA
Coding sequences:
- the crp gene encoding cAMP-activated global transcriptional regulator CRP is translated as MVLGKPQTDPTLEWFLSHCHIHKYPSKSTLIHQGEKAETLYYIVKGSVAVLIKDEEGKEMILSYLNQGDFIGELGLFEEGQERSAWVRAKTACEVAEISYKKFRQLIQVNPDILMRLSAQMARRLQVTSEKVGNLAFLDVTGRIAQTLLNLAKQPDAMTHPDGMQIKITRQEIGQIVGCSRETVGRILKMLEDQNLISAHGKTIVVYGTR